The segment GTTCTCAACAATGCTAAGACAAACACCAATTATTATTTGAACACttttttagatataaaaaataaagtagatcctaattttatttatgtgatactatttttttttagatttattctaagaaaaaattgtacatcattttattaaattttcttactgaaaaatatttaatatttatttttatcaaagtCTTATTAAATcggtaagaaaataaaaaatgttatgtttttatacgaaaaaattagtaaacttcttactgttttaatgtatttattttcatttttgaataaGTGAACTaccaaacaatatttttttcttccatcATGTTTGCTTGGTCATTCTAgcattatttcaatttaaatgaGTGAACATAACCCTTTACAATCATCTTTAAGTGAATATAGGCTATTGACGTATAAGTAAAATTTCATACGTAAATTAACATAGaacgaaataaataaataaattattttcgataaatggatataaattaataaattcttaTGATTTATCGTCTTGTGTTTCTTCATCGGCAGTAATAGTACTAGAACCTTCTTGTTCAACATTGATTAAActttcatttttcttcattGAAGCATTTTTGCTTAGATGATTATATGAACCTTTTTCTTTGAAAAGTTGAGAGAAATGAGGTTTGCAATAGAGACCTCCATCAAATGCAGCATAAGATGATGTTGTAAGTTTACAACCTCCATGGACACATCTAAAACATATCTTGTGGTACATTTCACCGTCCACCGTCAcctgaaagaaaatatttatacagAAGCAGATTCAAGATTTTAAGTAAGTGAAGAACGTTATCTCATGCATCTGCTCATACATTCTTAGTCCCTAAATTACTGGTGAATTACAATTTAGTCCTTCAATTACCTGAAATATATACTTTTGATTGATTTACTTCGATATTGAGATAAATTGTAACTTGATCAGGAATCTCTTCTTTTCTTAAGTTTCACTAAAAATATTGTCGCTATATCAATGTCCgaagaaaattaatatttatagataaaatCAGATGATGAGCAGGGtaaattgtttttgaaaatagTTCAGCTATGAAATATTCCCGATACATAAATGAACTAAAAGTacacattttaataaattgaaaattaaagatattatgttttatatatcaCAAGGATCAAAATCAGAATTAACGGAGATAATAAAACTTGGAGATGTGTTGTTAATTTTATTAGCATGAACAAAATGTGGaaattagttttttcttttttccaaaaCAACAAATTACTTCCATACATTATAAGATagagaaaaactaaaaaaaattgttgacaTGAATTAGTGTTAATTTTAAGAAGaaatttgttgatatttattaattctaaaaagaaattaataaatataactaaaaattgTAACCTTCTCCAAGGGGTAAACAGTCTTTTTACAAGCTGCACATTTGTCTTGAGTACCAGAAAATAAAGCCGAAACTTTGCTAGAGCTTCTGTTCtgttaataacaataaaaatatacagAAAATTAATATAAACGCCGGTAAAGTcagaatttaaagtttatgatTCTGAATATGTCGTTAACTCATAGCtcattttagttattgaattcataatttcaatatttatacatatttaatgaatttaaataaaaaatactgaCTTCATTTGGACGTCTATCAAATATTATAGCTCATAGTTCtgattgtaaaaataattttagagaatgtaaaataaatgataCATACCAGTTCATTTTGCCTTCCCACTGCTCAAGAAATAaggaaacaaataaataattagataattaaaattaattgtaggattaattattttaaagtgtattaattaaaataaaattacatgatGCAGAATGCTTCAAGGGAGCTCCTCCTTTTTCCTTGTAGATTTGTTCAA is part of the Solanum pennellii chromosome 8, SPENNV200 genome and harbors:
- the LOC107028171 gene encoding LIM domain-containing protein WLIM2b-like → MAFTGAPQKCKVCEKTVYIAEMISTSGVAYHNTCFRCNHCNGRLALSTYSTLDGVLYCKPHFEQIYKEKGGAPLKHSASLGRQNELNRSSSKVSALFSGTQDKCAACKKTVYPLEKVTVDGEMYHKICFRCVHGGCKLTTSSYAAFDGGLYCKPHFSQLFKEKGSYNHLSKNASMKKNESLINVEQEGSSTITADEETQDDKS